One Pseudorhodoplanes sinuspersici DNA segment encodes these proteins:
- a CDS encoding cupin, whose protein sequence is MPVNKLHDEFHTLDLTTGWEVPAGYPLGIQQKILAGGLDEVNKRGSRTRLLRFDPGVYTTAPFVHDYWEEVFLVSGDLTVGNDDKGHGGESFSPFTYACRPPGAYHGPFKSEKGCLLLEIHYFDPV, encoded by the coding sequence ATGCCAGTGAACAAACTGCACGACGAATTTCATACGCTTGATCTGACAACAGGCTGGGAAGTGCCGGCGGGCTATCCGTTAGGCATTCAGCAGAAGATCCTGGCCGGTGGCCTGGATGAGGTGAACAAGCGCGGCAGCAGGACACGCCTGCTGCGGTTCGATCCGGGCGTCTACACGACCGCCCCATTCGTTCATGACTATTGGGAGGAAGTCTTCCTGGTGTCGGGCGATCTAACAGTTGGCAATGACGACAAAGGGCATGGCGGTGAATCGTTCAGCCCCTTCACCTATGCGTGCCGTCCGCCTGGCGCCTATCACGGCCCTTTCAAGTCGGAGAAGGGCTGCCTCCTGCTTGAAATCCACTATTTCGATCCGGTTTGA
- a CDS encoding FAD-dependent oxidoreductase: MSKGGQRILIAGAGPVGLVAAAHLVRQGVPVTVLESGSELSTESRASTFHPPTLDMLHEIGAAEPLIAQGLIAPKLQYRSKRDGVIAQFDFGDIADLTGHPYRLQAEQFKLTRILLDQLQKFPEFEIEFDAAVEHVEQDENAVNAHVRRGASLETRSGAWLIGADGARSVVRNALNIEFEGFTWPERFLVVSTPFDYDQVFPDLVSVNYFADPVCWHFLLRVGDVWRVMFPIPADVSDDDARKPEFAQGMLSRIVPGVDRYEIRHTTLYRVHQRVAKTFRSGRTFLVGDAAHINNPLGGMGMNGGIHDSINLSQRLAAVWKGNAPDKELDRYDLQRRQVTLEYVQAQTIQNKRDLEAADEAAQNEFRDRLRHTRDEPDLRRTYLQRIAMISSLRRAAELG; the protein is encoded by the coding sequence ATGAGTAAGGGAGGCCAGCGCATATTGATCGCCGGGGCAGGGCCGGTCGGGCTGGTTGCAGCCGCTCACCTGGTTCGTCAGGGCGTGCCGGTGACGGTGTTGGAGAGCGGTTCGGAGTTGAGCACCGAGTCTCGCGCATCGACCTTCCATCCGCCCACGCTGGATATGCTGCACGAGATCGGCGCAGCCGAGCCTCTGATCGCGCAGGGTCTGATCGCACCGAAGCTGCAATATCGCTCCAAGCGCGACGGCGTCATCGCGCAGTTCGATTTTGGCGACATCGCCGACCTAACGGGGCACCCCTATCGATTGCAGGCCGAACAGTTCAAGCTCACGCGCATTCTGCTCGATCAACTGCAGAAATTTCCCGAATTCGAGATCGAGTTCGATGCCGCGGTCGAGCACGTCGAGCAGGATGAGAATGCGGTCAATGCCCATGTCCGGCGCGGCGCCTCACTCGAGACCCGCTCAGGAGCATGGTTGATCGGCGCAGACGGCGCGCGGAGCGTGGTTCGCAACGCGCTGAATATCGAGTTTGAAGGCTTCACCTGGCCGGAGCGCTTCCTGGTCGTCAGCACACCGTTCGATTACGATCAGGTGTTTCCTGATCTGGTGTCGGTGAATTACTTCGCCGATCCGGTCTGCTGGCATTTCCTGTTGCGGGTCGGAGATGTCTGGCGTGTGATGTTCCCGATTCCAGCCGACGTCAGCGACGACGACGCGCGAAAGCCGGAATTTGCACAGGGAATGCTCTCGCGCATCGTGCCCGGCGTCGATCGCTACGAAATCCGCCACACGACGCTTTACCGCGTTCACCAGCGGGTCGCGAAGACATTCCGGTCTGGACGCACCTTCCTGGTCGGCGATGCTGCACATATCAACAATCCGCTCGGCGGCATGGGCATGAATGGCGGCATTCACGATTCCATCAATCTGTCGCAGCGACTGGCCGCTGTCTGGAAGGGCAACGCTCCGGACAAGGAGCTTGACCGCTATGACCTGCAGCGTCGCCAGGTTACGCTCGAATATGTGCAGGCCCAGACCATCCAGAACAAGCGCGATCTGGAAGCCGCGGATGAAGCTGCACAGAACGAATTCCGCGACCGCCTCCGCCATACGCGGGATGAGCCGGACTTGCGTCGGACCTATCTGCAGAGAATTGCGATGATCAGCAGTCTCCGCCGCGCGGCCGAGCTTGGATAA
- a CDS encoding DUF2848 domain-containing protein, with translation MTGRTLALTFATRNGTTHEDVTITQCVVAGWTGRDKVALEKHIKELEELGVKRPASTPIFYRVSAQRLTTADAIEVLGHTSSGEVEYALLQHAGQLWVGVGSDHTDREVETYGITVSKQICEKPLAPVFWPVEEVAPHWDSLVLRSYILENGKKTLYQEGKLAGMLSPDDLIRDYTSGKALSDGTLMFCGTFAAIGGIRPASRFDFEISDETLGRTISSGYDSVSLPILG, from the coding sequence ATGACGGGCCGTACGCTCGCACTGACGTTTGCAACCCGCAACGGAACGACGCATGAGGACGTGACGATCACCCAATGCGTCGTTGCCGGCTGGACCGGCCGCGACAAGGTGGCGCTTGAAAAGCATATCAAGGAGCTTGAGGAGCTCGGCGTGAAGCGGCCAGCCTCGACGCCGATCTTCTACCGGGTGTCGGCGCAGCGCCTCACCACGGCCGACGCTATCGAGGTGCTGGGCCATACGTCCAGCGGCGAAGTGGAATATGCGCTGCTGCAGCATGCCGGTCAGTTGTGGGTCGGCGTCGGCTCCGACCACACCGATCGCGAGGTTGAAACCTACGGGATCACGGTGTCCAAGCAGATCTGCGAAAAACCGCTCGCTCCCGTTTTCTGGCCGGTTGAAGAGGTCGCGCCGCATTGGGACAGCCTGGTGTTGCGCTCCTATATTCTCGAGAACGGCAAGAAGACGCTTTATCAGGAAGGCAAATTGGCTGGCATGCTTTCGCCTGACGACCTCATCAGGGATTATACGTCAGGGAAAGCATTGTCCGACGGAACGCTGATGTTCTGTGGCACTTTCGCAGCCATCGGCGGCATCCGGCCTGCATCGCGGTTTGACTTTGAGATCTCCGACGAAACCCTGGGCCGCACAATCAGTTCCGGTTACGATTCTGTGTCTCTGCCGATATTGGGGTGA
- a CDS encoding ABC transporter substrate-binding protein, producing the protein MKQAILANIILATVGLAVSAHAQEEIRIGLVEPLTGSVAYNGNSVVEGAKLAIAEVNAVGGILGKQVRLIVEDGQCKPANSVNAVEKLVQKDKVAVLVGAFCSSATAAIMPVAQKYKIPLVTGVSSKADLTEQSNPYFFRAAETDALMARAFAKILAKDLKLTSVAYIGVNDDWGRGGVEEFARDLSGLGVKKALVEYFDHGTTDFYTLLAKLRAAKPDGIFVAAETQDGSILVKQIRQMGLNTKVFGVGSWATPDFINLTGEAAEGIHAAVPYASSMDTPRNQAFVKKYETQYKTKPGKYGAAGYNAMNIVTAAIARAGSTDPEAIREALHKTRYEAPNGVYEFTKKGQAYGFEAVLVRIEGKEPKVIASTPVAMH; encoded by the coding sequence ATGAAGCAAGCCATTTTAGCCAATATTATTTTGGCTACTGTCGGATTGGCAGTTTCGGCACATGCGCAAGAGGAGATCCGGATTGGGCTTGTGGAGCCTTTGACGGGCTCGGTGGCCTACAATGGAAACTCGGTCGTCGAAGGTGCAAAACTTGCCATTGCGGAGGTCAATGCCGTCGGCGGTATTCTCGGCAAGCAAGTCCGGCTCATTGTTGAGGACGGGCAATGCAAGCCGGCAAATTCAGTTAATGCAGTCGAAAAGCTCGTCCAGAAGGACAAGGTCGCGGTTCTCGTTGGTGCATTCTGCAGTTCAGCAACGGCAGCAATCATGCCGGTGGCGCAGAAATATAAGATCCCGCTGGTCACTGGCGTATCGTCGAAAGCTGATCTGACGGAGCAGAGCAATCCGTACTTCTTTCGCGCGGCCGAGACCGATGCGCTGATGGCGCGAGCTTTTGCCAAGATCCTTGCAAAAGATCTGAAGCTCACGAGCGTCGCTTATATTGGCGTAAATGATGACTGGGGTCGTGGCGGTGTTGAGGAGTTTGCGCGCGATCTGTCCGGACTTGGAGTCAAGAAAGCGCTGGTCGAATATTTTGATCATGGCACTACGGATTTTTATACATTGTTGGCGAAGCTCCGGGCGGCAAAGCCGGATGGTATCTTTGTTGCTGCCGAAACGCAGGACGGATCGATCCTTGTCAAACAAATCCGCCAAATGGGGCTTAATACGAAAGTCTTTGGCGTCGGCTCGTGGGCAACGCCTGATTTCATCAATCTGACGGGAGAAGCCGCGGAAGGTATTCACGCTGCAGTCCCTTACGCTTCTAGCATGGATACGCCCCGGAATCAGGCATTCGTGAAGAAGTACGAGACGCAGTACAAGACGAAGCCCGGTAAGTACGGCGCCGCCGGTTACAACGCGATGAATATTGTCACGGCGGCCATTGCCAGAGCCGGCAGCACCGATCCGGAGGCGATCCGCGAAGCGCTGCACAAGACACGCTATGAGGCGCCGAATGGCGTCTACGAATTCACCAAAAAGGGTCAAGCTTACGGCTTCGAAGCGGTCCTCGTCAGAATCGAGGGCAAGGAACCCAAAGTCATCGCATCGACGCCCGTCGCGATGCACTAG
- a CDS encoding branched-chain amino acid ABC transporter permease, with product MDLFLQFLTNGLVIGAFYALSALGLTLIFGLMRVVNFAHGEIYMLGGVTGWFFTSYLGLNFFVGLALVTACIAVLGWLVDRFLIERVRGQGEEPGILLTIGLSIFLANFTLLVVGPAPLKVAGAVSEAPIFIGPIVITKLRLTAVLVTIALIMAAHLLIQKTRLGQAMRATFQDSMAANLAGIRTKQVYAATFALGCTLAALSGMLLASIYSAQASIGGLVSLKSFVVVILGGMGSFAGAIVGGLLLGVAEAMWGGYVATGMVDIIGFVLVILILLFRPQGIFASHAERA from the coding sequence ATGGACCTCTTTCTCCAATTTCTGACAAACGGCCTCGTGATCGGCGCCTTCTATGCGCTGTCAGCGCTCGGGCTCACTCTGATCTTTGGGCTGATGCGTGTTGTCAATTTCGCGCATGGCGAGATCTATATGCTCGGCGGCGTCACGGGCTGGTTCTTTACATCCTATCTGGGCCTCAATTTCTTTGTCGGCCTTGCTCTCGTGACAGCGTGCATCGCGGTGTTGGGGTGGCTTGTGGACCGCTTCCTCATCGAGCGTGTGCGAGGGCAGGGGGAGGAGCCTGGCATTCTTCTTACAATCGGCCTCTCGATCTTCCTCGCCAATTTCACGCTGCTTGTCGTGGGGCCGGCGCCCTTGAAGGTCGCCGGCGCCGTGAGCGAGGCGCCGATCTTCATTGGGCCTATTGTCATCACCAAGCTTCGGCTGACTGCGGTCCTCGTGACAATCGCGCTCATCATGGCGGCGCATCTTCTCATCCAGAAGACGCGGCTCGGGCAGGCCATGCGGGCCACATTTCAGGATTCCATGGCGGCCAATCTTGCCGGCATCCGGACCAAACAGGTTTATGCCGCGACTTTTGCGCTCGGCTGCACATTAGCGGCACTATCGGGCATGTTGCTCGCCTCCATTTATTCGGCGCAAGCTTCGATTGGTGGTCTTGTCAGCTTAAAAAGCTTCGTGGTGGTGATTCTGGGCGGCATGGGTAGCTTTGCGGGCGCTATCGTTGGGGGATTGCTGCTGGGCGTCGCTGAGGCGATGTGGGGCGGTTATGTGGCCACCGGCATGGTCGATATCATCGGCTTCGTGCTCGTCATTCTGATCCTTCTGTTCCGGCCTCAAGGCATCTTCGCCTCCCACGCCGAAAGGGCATGA
- a CDS encoding branched-chain amino acid ABC transporter permease, whose translation MNIESNTLLTALAAAVLLPFVVHDQYLLHLAIMALFYAVLASSLNLVVGYVGEFSLGHTAFLGVGAYTAALLSAKLGFPMWITIPVAGATSAAFGYLIGAITLRLQGPYFVIVTLSFAEVLRLVANNWIGLTNGPMGLAGISQDGIADKRAFFYIVLGIAVLSFYLCYRFVYSNSGRGAVAVRENRYVAQSIGVNPFESAMQAFVLGAFLAGLAGGFYAHYISFVGPEVFQFAFMASMIIMVLIGGKGTLVGPLIGAVIVTLLEEYLREVQQLRLTLFGLIVMAIVLFLPNGLMSLIPRRNESRNVDLVGAAPVKEGSL comes from the coding sequence ATGAATATTGAGAGCAATACCCTTCTGACAGCGTTGGCGGCGGCGGTTCTCTTGCCCTTCGTCGTACATGATCAATATCTGCTGCACCTCGCGATCATGGCGCTGTTCTACGCCGTGCTTGCAAGCAGTCTGAATCTCGTTGTTGGCTATGTCGGCGAATTTTCACTTGGTCACACGGCCTTTCTCGGTGTCGGCGCCTATACGGCCGCGCTTCTCTCGGCCAAGCTCGGCTTCCCGATGTGGATCACAATTCCCGTCGCGGGTGCCACATCGGCCGCGTTTGGCTATCTGATTGGTGCGATCACACTTAGGCTTCAGGGGCCCTATTTTGTGATCGTCACCCTCTCTTTTGCGGAAGTCTTGAGGCTCGTTGCTAACAACTGGATCGGCCTGACCAACGGTCCCATGGGCCTTGCCGGCATCAGCCAGGACGGGATCGCCGACAAGCGCGCATTCTTTTACATCGTGCTCGGCATTGCCGTGCTGTCGTTTTATCTCTGCTATCGCTTCGTCTATTCCAATTCCGGCCGTGGTGCGGTGGCCGTTCGCGAGAATCGCTATGTCGCCCAGTCGATTGGCGTGAATCCTTTCGAATCGGCGATGCAAGCTTTCGTGCTGGGTGCGTTTCTTGCCGGCCTCGCCGGTGGATTTTACGCGCACTACATCTCGTTTGTCGGGCCCGAGGTATTCCAGTTCGCCTTTATGGCCAGCATGATCATCATGGTGCTGATCGGCGGCAAAGGAACGTTGGTCGGGCCGCTGATCGGTGCGGTGATCGTTACGCTGCTTGAGGAATATCTGCGCGAAGTGCAGCAGTTGCGCCTGACGCTGTTTGGTCTGATCGTGATGGCGATCGTCCTGTTCCTCCCCAATGGTCTTATGAGCTTGATCCCCCGCAGAAACGAAAGTCGAAATGTGGATCTTGTCGGCGCCGCTCCCGTCAAGGAGGGTTCGCTATGA
- a CDS encoding ABC transporter ATP-binding protein: MTIVETSQPLLRAENLTMRFGGITAVKAFDLEVMSGEIVGLIGPNGAGKTTCFNMLTGFYAPTEGRVWFKGEDITDRKPYAIARLGIVRSFQKTNVMKKLSVFENVLTGHYMEGRQSLVSTFFPAGKVRQTEKALRESAAAIVDMVGLGRRMNAPAHLLSCGELRLLEVGVALAAKPSLLMLDEPAAGLNSHEAAAFGEVLKTLVGRSVEALLVVEHNMGLVMAVSSRVVVLNFGQKLAEGLPADIQSNPEVIEAYLGKAAA; the protein is encoded by the coding sequence ATGACGATTGTTGAGACCAGCCAGCCGCTACTAAGGGCCGAGAATCTCACCATGCGCTTCGGCGGGATCACCGCGGTGAAGGCGTTCGATCTGGAAGTCATGTCCGGCGAAATTGTCGGATTAATCGGTCCGAACGGGGCCGGAAAGACGACGTGTTTCAATATGCTGACGGGCTTTTATGCGCCCACCGAGGGGCGCGTTTGGTTCAAGGGTGAGGACATTACCGACAGAAAGCCTTACGCAATCGCTCGGCTCGGTATCGTGCGCAGCTTCCAGAAGACCAACGTGATGAAGAAACTTTCGGTCTTCGAGAATGTGTTGACCGGACATTATATGGAAGGCCGGCAATCGCTCGTCAGCACGTTCTTTCCGGCTGGGAAGGTGCGGCAGACCGAGAAAGCGTTGCGCGAAAGTGCTGCTGCCATTGTCGACATGGTAGGTCTCGGGCGTCGAATGAATGCCCCGGCTCACCTTCTCTCCTGTGGTGAATTGCGGCTCCTTGAGGTTGGAGTCGCGCTTGCTGCGAAGCCATCGCTTCTGATGCTCGACGAGCCGGCCGCAGGCCTCAATAGTCATGAGGCGGCCGCCTTCGGCGAGGTGCTGAAGACGCTTGTCGGGCGCAGCGTTGAGGCGCTGCTGGTTGTGGAGCACAACATGGGACTCGTTATGGCGGTCTCCAGCCGTGTGGTGGTGCTGAATTTTGGTCAAAAACTCGCTGAAGGTCTTCCTGCGGATATTCAATCGAATCCGGAAGTGATCGAGGCCTATCTTGGAAAGGCTGCGGCATGA
- a CDS encoding ABC transporter ATP-binding protein — MPALAVKNLHVAYGSIAALHGISLDVQKGETVALIGANGAGKSTTLRAISGLLPVSSGDVLWEGRSIANLAPDRIVAAGIAHCPEERHVWPHMTVAENIALGAYLCRSKEEVQRRTGMAFHRFPRLRERAHQLAGTLSGGEQQMLAIARALMSEPRLLMLDEPSLGLSPKMAEEVFEVVRSINVHGVTVLLVEQNIHNALSVANRAYVVETGRIVASRLSGELRNDPELLRAYLGG, encoded by the coding sequence ATGCCAGCGCTTGCCGTGAAAAACTTGCATGTCGCTTATGGCAGCATTGCCGCCCTGCATGGCATCTCGCTCGATGTTCAGAAGGGGGAAACCGTCGCACTTATCGGCGCCAATGGCGCTGGCAAGAGTACGACGCTGCGCGCGATTTCCGGTCTCCTGCCGGTGAGTTCAGGCGATGTCCTTTGGGAGGGCCGCTCGATCGCCAACCTCGCTCCCGATCGGATTGTCGCAGCCGGTATCGCGCACTGTCCCGAGGAGCGGCATGTTTGGCCCCATATGACGGTCGCGGAAAATATCGCATTAGGAGCATATCTGTGCCGCTCCAAAGAGGAGGTCCAGCGCCGCACCGGCATGGCTTTTCACCGCTTCCCTCGATTGAGGGAGCGAGCGCACCAACTGGCCGGCACGCTTTCAGGTGGCGAGCAGCAGATGCTGGCAATCGCTCGCGCGCTCATGTCGGAGCCTCGTCTTCTGATGTTGGACGAGCCGAGTCTTGGACTCAGCCCGAAAATGGCGGAAGAGGTGTTCGAGGTTGTGCGCTCGATCAATGTCCATGGCGTGACGGTGTTGCTGGTCGAGCAGAACATCCACAACGCCTTGAGCGTGGCGAACCGCGCCTATGTGGTCGAGACCGGCCGCATCGTCGCGAGCCGGCTGTCGGGAGAGTTGCGGAACGATCCCGAATTGTTACGGGCTTATCTGGGCGGTTGA
- a CDS encoding FAD-dependent monooxygenase has protein sequence MGSKLRIGIIGGGIGGVALTGCLLQRGFEVRLFERAQGFGEVGAGIQMTPNAVKVMKALGLLDKMLEAGFLPHALVGRNWRTARENFRTPLIDVCPVLYDAPFIHIHRADLHAILASLVSDAVPSFNVNCVGVRHEKNTAVAMFADGTEYEADVIVGADGVRSIVRSELFGAEDPRFTGHMCYRAVVPVGGVVDFVSPDTSFWLGPNGHIVTYYVRGGQAVNIVAVAETRTWVEESWNVASSKSEMLAQFQNWHRNIQTLFDRVEDVYKWGLFDRDPMTSWSKGRVTLLGDAAHPMLPFLSQGAAMAIEDAYVLAAALDGHGRDVASAFRDYEAERLPRTSRVQLEARERGRTYHLPSAFAQAKRDFTYWVRGLFNPQTSGIRANWVYEYDARKFRPNVADKSSRLVA, from the coding sequence GTGGGATCAAAGCTGAGAATTGGCATCATAGGTGGCGGTATTGGCGGTGTTGCCCTGACCGGCTGCCTCCTGCAGCGCGGTTTTGAGGTGCGCCTCTTTGAACGCGCGCAGGGCTTCGGTGAAGTTGGGGCGGGCATTCAGATGACACCGAATGCCGTCAAGGTCATGAAGGCGTTGGGACTGCTCGACAAGATGCTCGAGGCGGGGTTCCTGCCGCATGCGCTCGTCGGCCGTAATTGGCGAACTGCGCGCGAGAACTTTCGTACGCCGCTGATTGATGTGTGTCCGGTGCTTTATGATGCGCCGTTCATTCATATCCATCGTGCCGATCTTCACGCCATTTTAGCTTCGCTCGTTTCCGATGCGGTGCCGAGCTTCAATGTCAATTGCGTCGGTGTCCGTCATGAGAAGAACACTGCGGTTGCGATGTTCGCCGACGGCACCGAATACGAAGCGGATGTGATCGTCGGTGCGGACGGCGTCCGATCAATCGTCAGATCAGAGCTGTTTGGTGCGGAAGATCCACGCTTTACCGGTCATATGTGCTACCGGGCTGTCGTGCCCGTGGGCGGTGTGGTGGATTTCGTCAGTCCCGACACCTCGTTCTGGCTTGGCCCGAACGGTCATATCGTGACCTACTATGTGCGCGGCGGCCAGGCCGTGAACATTGTCGCGGTTGCCGAAACCAGGACCTGGGTTGAGGAATCCTGGAATGTTGCTTCAAGCAAGAGCGAGATGCTCGCTCAGTTTCAGAATTGGCATCGCAATATTCAGACACTCTTCGACCGGGTCGAAGATGTCTACAAATGGGGTCTGTTTGATCGGGACCCGATGACAAGTTGGTCCAAAGGGCGGGTGACGCTTCTCGGAGATGCGGCGCATCCCATGCTGCCGTTCCTGTCGCAGGGTGCCGCCATGGCGATCGAGGATGCGTATGTTCTGGCGGCTGCGCTGGATGGTCATGGAAGAGACGTGGCGTCAGCATTTCGAGATTATGAGGCGGAGCGTCTTCCGCGCACCAGCCGCGTTCAGCTCGAAGCACGAGAGCGCGGGCGCACCTACCATTTGCCGTCGGCATTCGCGCAGGCGAAGCGCGATTTCACCTATTGGGTCCGAGGTCTGTTCAATCCACAAACGTCAGGAATTCGGGCGAACTGGGTTTATGAGTATGACGCGCGCAAGTTCCGACCAAACGTAGCCGACAAATCATCGCGGCTTGTGGCCTGA
- a CDS encoding maleate cis-trans isomerase family protein — protein MSKIYRIGQIVPSSNTTMETEIPAMLNAHAQAHGTRFTFHASRMRMKKVKREELAAMDAESDRCAMELSDAHVDVLGYACLVAIMSMGKSYHRVSQERLHGHTVENGAPAPVVTSAGALVDALHTLSAKRIAVVAPYMKPLTQLVIDYIEHEGVEVIDSRALEIPDNIEVGRHDPARLPDIVSGMNGVANVDAIVLSACVQMPSLPVIAEVEARTGKPVITAAVATTYAMLKALELKPFVPGAGALLSGAY, from the coding sequence ATGAGCAAAATATACCGCATCGGCCAAATCGTTCCGAGCTCCAACACGACCATGGAGACAGAGATTCCGGCTATGCTGAATGCGCATGCGCAGGCCCATGGAACGCGCTTCACCTTTCATGCGAGCCGCATGCGCATGAAAAAAGTGAAAAGGGAAGAACTTGCGGCGATGGATGCGGAGTCTGATCGTTGTGCGATGGAGCTGAGTGATGCCCATGTCGACGTGCTGGGTTATGCCTGTCTTGTCGCCATCATGAGTATGGGAAAGTCCTATCACCGTGTTTCACAAGAAAGGTTGCATGGCCATACGGTGGAGAATGGCGCGCCCGCGCCCGTGGTCACCAGCGCGGGCGCTCTGGTCGATGCGCTACATACCCTGAGCGCCAAACGCATTGCTGTCGTCGCGCCTTATATGAAGCCGTTAACGCAGCTCGTGATCGATTATATCGAGCACGAGGGTGTTGAGGTGATCGACTCGCGCGCTTTGGAGATTCCCGACAATATCGAAGTGGGACGGCACGATCCCGCCCGACTGCCTGATATTGTTTCTGGCATGAATGGCGTCGCTAATGTCGATGCCATCGTTCTCTCAGCCTGCGTGCAAATGCCGTCCCTGCCCGTGATTGCCGAAGTCGAGGCTCGTACAGGTAAACCTGTGATCACGGCCGCCGTTGCCACCACCTATGCGATGCTGAAAGCGCTCGAACTGAAGCCCTTTGTGCCGGGCGCAGGCGCGCTTCTGTCCGGCGCCTATTGA
- a CDS encoding alpha/beta fold hydrolase, producing the protein MTSTFQYGANIRANGIRQHFLRYGGAGRNVVILPGITSPSITWGFVGERFGRNFDTYILDARGRGLSETGDGLDYSLDAMAADAAAFVTALDLEDYVFVGHSMGARIALRAVSRHGAKPGAMVMVDPPVSGPGRRHYPAKLPWYVDSIRLSREGCDQEAIRPFCPTWSDEQLRLRAEWLHTCHEGAIVTAFEAFKTDDIHSDFSRISCPSMMMVAGRAGVILPEDEKEISTLQPALRIVKVENAGHMIPWDDEEGFYRAFGDFLGRAV; encoded by the coding sequence TTGACCAGCACGTTCCAATACGGGGCCAATATTCGCGCTAACGGTATCCGTCAACATTTTCTGCGCTATGGCGGCGCAGGTCGAAATGTCGTGATCCTGCCTGGCATCACGAGTCCTTCCATCACGTGGGGGTTTGTTGGCGAGCGGTTCGGTCGCAACTTCGACACCTATATCCTGGATGCGCGGGGCCGGGGTTTGTCCGAGACGGGCGACGGTCTCGATTACAGCCTCGATGCCATGGCTGCCGATGCTGCTGCCTTCGTCACGGCGCTCGATCTTGAAGATTATGTGTTCGTCGGTCACTCCATGGGAGCTCGCATTGCGCTCCGTGCGGTGAGCCGCCATGGCGCCAAGCCCGGCGCAATGGTCATGGTCGACCCGCCTGTCTCCGGTCCAGGCCGCCGCCATTATCCGGCGAAGCTTCCTTGGTATGTGGACTCCATCCGTCTGTCCCGCGAGGGCTGCGATCAGGAAGCGATCCGTCCATTCTGCCCGACCTGGAGCGACGAACAATTGCGGCTGAGAGCTGAGTGGCTGCACACTTGTCACGAGGGCGCCATTGTCACGGCTTTTGAAGCCTTCAAAACCGACGACATTCATTCGGATTTCTCGCGTATCTCCTGTCCGTCGATGATGATGGTGGCCGGCCGTGCCGGTGTCATCCTGCCTGAAGACGAGAAAGAGATCAGCACGCTTCAACCCGCTCTCAGAATCGTCAAAGTGGAGAACGCCGGACACATGATCCCCTGGGACGACGAGGAAGGCTTTTACCGAGCGTTCGGAGATTTTCTCGGCAGAGCGGTCTGA
- a CDS encoding 2,5-dihydroxypyridine 5,6-dioxygenase, which yields MPVSDADMVRAWTHVLSLSKLQPKQTVTILTSQTTHPQTLSTAIIAASNLGATVNRLDLSPVNAEFAHSRDSLAYLGTTPLTGNRPAIAALKESDLVLDLMTLLFSPEQAEILESGTKILLAVEPPEVLVRLLPSLEDKARVGESAALLQGAREMRVTSKAGTDLHLPMGEFPVIQEYGFVDEPGRWDHWPSGFSLTFPNEGQASGRVVLDRGDILLPMKTYINTPIEMIVEKGYVTSIKGDVDADLLNDYMGSFDDREAYAISHIGWGQQKRARWSTLGLYDREQTIGMDARAFEGNFLFSMGPNNEAGGSRTTACHIDIPMRNCTVLLDGQEVVREGKVVSLKQAA from the coding sequence ATGCCCGTCAGTGATGCCGATATGGTTCGTGCATGGACGCACGTTCTCAGCTTGTCCAAGCTTCAGCCGAAGCAGACAGTCACGATTCTGACCAGTCAGACCACGCATCCGCAAACATTATCGACCGCCATCATAGCGGCCTCCAATCTCGGCGCGACGGTAAATCGACTGGATTTGTCGCCTGTGAATGCGGAATTTGCTCATAGTCGGGATAGTCTGGCCTATCTCGGCACAACGCCCTTGACCGGTAACCGGCCAGCCATCGCTGCGCTGAAGGAGAGCGATCTTGTACTTGATCTCATGACGCTTCTCTTTTCGCCAGAGCAGGCTGAAATTCTGGAGAGTGGTACAAAGATTCTGCTCGCTGTCGAGCCGCCGGAGGTGCTGGTCCGTCTTCTGCCATCTCTGGAAGACAAGGCTCGTGTTGGGGAGTCAGCAGCGCTCTTGCAAGGTGCCAGGGAAATGCGAGTGACATCCAAGGCCGGCACTGATCTGCATCTGCCGATGGGAGAATTCCCTGTCATTCAGGAATATGGTTTTGTGGATGAGCCCGGCAGATGGGATCATTGGCCAAGCGGCTTCAGTCTTACTTTCCCCAACGAGGGCCAGGCTTCCGGCCGCGTCGTGCTTGATCGTGGTGATATCCTGTTGCCGATGAAAACATATATCAATACGCCGATCGAGATGATCGTCGAGAAGGGCTATGTTACGTCGATCAAGGGTGATGTCGATGCCGATCTCCTGAACGACTATATGGGATCGTTCGACGATCGCGAGGCCTATGCAATTTCCCACATCGGCTGGGGACAACAGAAGCGGGCCCGCTGGTCGACCCTCGGGCTCTATGATCGCGAACAGACCATCGGCATGGATGCACGGGCCTTTGAAGGGAACTTCCTATTTTCCATGGGCCCGAACAATGAAGCTGGCGGTTCGCGGACGACGGCGTGCCACATCGATATTCCCATGCGCAACTGCACCGTCTTGCTCGACGGTCAAGAAGTTGTGCGTGAGGGCAAGGTGGTGTCCTTGAAGCAGGCTGCATGA